The sequence AATAAAGGTAAAGAAGACATAAATTTAAGGGAAATAATGACTTCTTAATTGAGCAAAGTTCCCGGAGATGGATGTGCAAGACATGTTTGTTGCAGATACCTTAGTAGTGATATGTGGTGTATTTTTTGTGGGTGTTATTAAGGATGATCTCCTAAAAAGAtcaaatcagcttttaagcatgatTATACTCAATCGTTACAGGTTAATTAAACAGTTAGAGATTTATCATCTCATGGACTTTCAATGACATTTAGGTGTAATGTAGTATCTTCCTAACTTACATTATTTTTCTACCGACATTGATATGAtgttatgtgatgacccgtcctaatccacctggacgaatacatcaacatctggtcccattgcgaggttttgacctctatgtgatacgttttgtaacattgcattcgtttgagaaggtatttcataaatgaatatattaattccaggtttttaacatctgacgattcctacgtatagacaatcaccatttaaatggtttacaataatacatctgttgacaatacagtcaaaataaggtacatggtaatggtttggtgaatgcaagtttcttgtatatagcatgtatgactccaagcacatatcttgtatcacgtataagcaaacagcggaagacttctagaaacctgagaataaacatgcttcaagtgtcaacacaaaggttggtgagttcatagttttaatattacacataatccgtatatcaatgtggattacaaaagttcagttgtttcattcaaaacgtttatcaatatgttttaacatttcaaatcatctgtatgtaaaggttgatcacaagatctcggttgttttattcaaaacgtttatcaataggttttacataaaaggtggaccacaagatttcagttgtttcatccgaaacgtttatcaatcgtttctacaaaattgagcaccctggtaaccaagccttaacgtttataataagtacccctcgtttaacatgcaaccaacatgtataatacacgcaatccaacgtgtactaacttcaaatagcatacgtctattttatagttcaggctagagtttctttctatacctggaacagacggggatgtcaagccctatggatccatatactactactcgcgcctaccagttcttataactggcagttactagttaccaaagctaagagattttcggttcaaactcggtgtagaatttagtatgtacttgtatccattgcgtttaaaataaattgcatgtattctcagcacaaaaatatatattgcaaaagcaattaaaaagggagcaatgaaactcacactttataattattgtaaaacagttattaaagcatttgcatgtattctcagcccaaaaatgtaaagggtaaaagggatcatatgaaactcacgcatataaatctagtattttcagtatttataaacagtcgcatgtattctcagtcccaaaaatatatataaaaaggagcaaatgaaactcactgtttaatattgatatacaatattgcaggaaagcacgtagacgcatcggagatgataaacacgaggtttgattcacaaaaatacccccgaacattacccataatttccttggtagtaacccatattttccttagctctagctcgctcggaaattcgttttgaaaattacttggacagcactccgtcgtaatattttatgtacattattatttttgtatcttaaaaataataacactaataataaaaataataagattaataataatcttattaataataataataataataataataataataataataataataataataatttaaataatttaaataatacggagtaaaattaaattaaatcagaagtagaaatggtcgagcttttatagtgtggcctgatttctccttccatgcgatcgcatggtttcatgggcatatggccatgcgatcgcatggccaactgtcaccagcctggttcgtttgtttttatctttgtcgacataatataaatattaatatataatatatataatttatataattaattatatattatattaaattcacgtgcatagttgacttgtaatttttgttccgatatgtcgtacgtcgtcactcgacttatgtcccggttccggtttctcgaacgcattttcgtacgcttagaaaacttgcattttacatttcgtgactcgtacctttgtcaaaatatagtcttaaatcatccataaactataccaccgtagcaattcactgtagcaaaggcaatttttactgtagcaattcactgtagcaaatagtgattttcaaaaacacggtagcattttgggtactgtagcaatttgaaaatgttactatcgtttactaaataacttgaaattatatatatatatatatatatatatatatatatatatatatatatatatatatatatatatatgtatatatctttttaatatacataaatcagtttttaaatacacattggaagttatttataaataaattttaataataaatatttcaacttatgatatatattcaaataaatatttaaaccaataagtttaatgtacggtatcaaataattaatacattgttaccttttcaagttatagtatatatgtatctatttacatataattgttcgcgaatcgtcgaaaacaaccgaagggtatttaaatatataaaagtagttcaaaaattttgagattcagttttacagactttgcttatcgtgtcgaaaatgttaatcatacaaagattaagtttaaatttggtcagaaattttcgggtcatcacatattagGTACTGTGGGAAGGCTTGGCTTAACCAAGAGCGTGAAATCCGCAACAATAGCTTCGGCTTTCTAGTAGTAACGGGTACATTTTGTCCGTAATCCAATTGCCCCGTGAGGTTAAATCCGGAGGTCTATCTAGGGTAACAGCTGGAGCATTGAGTACAATGGGTGAAAGTCTAAATTGTGCAGTCTGAAACGATCATTTACCTTGGTGGATGATCCTTGTACAAACTGTCTGTCAAATGATTATTTCGTAAAAATTAGAGCCTTTTGGGGCTAAAGCCAACACATGAGAGCTACTCGGGGTCAAATCCAATAATCGTTTATCTAAATATTAGTCTAGTAGGACTTAAATTCCACGACTTTCCTTCATTTGTGCACCATACTCTAGAGTCATCAGAGTGATCGTTTGTACAATTGATGAATGTTATTGTCCTGAACAAGAGGACAACTATTTATGGCACACCCACCTTGTAACTAGGTTTCATCCGTTTAAAGCTACTTGGTAATTTGAGGTTCGAAAGTTTCAAAATGATTATGAAGTTTGTTCGAGAAGAGATTTTATTGTTTAAAGATTTGTGAAGATATTTTTGAAGATTAGtgttgtttgaggacaagcaatgatCAACAATCAATCATGCCTTCTACTTCATTCGTTCCTATTTAATTGTCTAATTGATAATTAAACACAATCTAAAAAAATTACAATGATTAATGTGCTAGAAATTAGGTTGCATTCTTTCTAACTAACTTAAAATATTTTTGATTGGTTAAAATAAAATTTTGAAAATTAATTTTAAGCATCTTAAAAATGGAGTAGGAGGGAGTATTTTTTCAATACTGTACTATTTTTCTCAATCGCCTCTTGTGGCACTCCTTAAACACCTCTTACACCAAACGACAAGAATTTTTTCAACGTGTAAACAAGGCTAGATGACACATCAGATATTATAATGCATTTAATAACCTTACTCGCAGTAAGCGCGTGTAATTTAAAGTACAGTCAAGTAGTAAAAGTTACTTTATGTGTGAAAGCATGAGTTGTAAATGTTGACCCCGTTATGCGATTGGGGAAGTAACATAAATAAAAAGCTGGCCCACTGACACGTCATTTTACCTGCAAACGTACATACTTTGAACGTGACAATAAGGCTAAAAAATACTTAAAGTAATAATTTTTGGGTTAGTTTAGaattatttaatttaatgtaattgaataaaattatTTATAGATCGGCAGCTACTATTTAAATGGGACCCACTTAATTGTTTCTCGGTAGTTCCGTGACTGTGACTTCAGACTCCCTTATCAACACCTCTGTGTACCATTATTTTTTCCACCGTTGGATGTATTATAGTTAATATTCGGCACGTTGATCCAGGCCCTACCCAAAACCTAAAAGTAAATCGAACCGTTCATTCTTATACTTTTCAACATATAGAACAGCAAGACAACCGTGGATTTGAGATGGGCCTACCTGCATTGTTTATTAGCTAGGATtattttactatactttaattaatttttaatattttatacctaattttatatattttatatatatatatttcatactcCATATATGTTAAATAAATTGATTGATAATTGATATTTTATTTTATGTGGTCATCTAGATTCATTGCGATCGGCATCTAGTCCCTTTTTCAAAGTATTTTCCTTTTTGTAGCAAATACCGGGAATAGCCGGTAAGTGATATCAAAGTGACGTGGCTGTTGGAGTATTATATTGTCCGCTTACATGTGCCCATAATATGACCATCACCACGtattaatttaaatttataaatttattattatatttaacttttatattttaaattaaaatattaataaaagTGAGTATGAGTATTCAATATTTATAatgaattaataatttaataattaatatttaaaatggaTGGATTCAACTTAATTTTTTAAGACGAAGGTGGTCAGGAGCGATGCCAGAATTTACAAATGATGGTGGCTTAGTCGTTAATCGGATAATTACAAACAAAAGTTACATTAACAAGCCATAACATTATATTTGATACTTGAATTTTGCGGGAGGCTTACAATTATTTGTGCCTAATAATACAAATGAAATTTGGGTCTCGATTGGACCTTGGGGGAGGCTGAACACCCCTCATTCCCCCTTGTCTCCACCCCTGAAGgtggtaatattaataatttgaagtcttgaagtttttttttttccaGAAAAAAAGAGAACTATATAAATCATATGGGACCTTCATTTAAAAAATAAATACCCACAAAACATATAATCAGAAAATTCTTGGACTATTATAACTGACTAGTTTATAACTTAAAATTTCAAgaaagtaatatttaataattaacaaTTAAGTGTATAACTAATACGAGTAATTAATAATTAGTACCAATAtagaaaattaatattattattactaacataataGTTGAAATTCAAATTAATGTTTAAAAAATAAAAGAGAcaaaaaaaatatcattattacctaAATTGATTAATAAAATTCAAAGTTACAAGTTCATTAAAAAATGTTGACATGATATAAATTATCCTTTATCCTACTATATAAAATAAGAGATATAATGTACACTATAAGAAAACAAGTAAATAAGTGTTCTAAAGCAAGAACTCCTTCACTTTTAATACGAAAAATGATATTTTCGTTATATATCCAGAAAATTCGTCATAAATGTATATTAATATCGAGTGGCATCAATGGCTTGTTAATTCTCGTTTTTATCTCGGCTCAAGCACTCGAAGAATGGGTATCGGTTGAGTTTCTGGTTCATTGGATGCTAATAGAATACATGTAAATTGTAATGTGTTTTTGGTTGTTGTGTGATAAGTTTTTGTATTTTATACGTGTAATCTTTGTCATGCTTCTGTAAATGCATATATATGCATGAAAAAGGTAATGTTTCCTGTAATGtttttgtttttgttaataaaagttggcttttctaaaaaaaaaatgtatattaatataaattatatactccGTGTATATTTTTAacggcttttaattttttttatcactGTCTTACAGTATAATTATGTTTCTAATAGCAATATTATATAAGTGTGTATCATATATTGTATTATTGATTGATATGAAAAaagtattagtattttattttatcAATAGTATATAAGTGTGTATCATATATTGTATTATTGATTGATATGAAAAAAAGATTACTATTTTATTTCATTTTGATTAGATTATAtatgtagtttatatatatatatatatatatacatacatatatatatatatatatatatatatatatatatatatatatatatatatatatatatatatatatatatatatactcgtaatATTATAGTTAAAGTTAGTATAAATTTATAAAATCATTGTGGAAATCAATAATAAATTAAAGTAATAGATTTTTTTGAGACGGAACaagtaatataatatatttttttgaaCAACTATTGGGATCATCCGAGGggaactaaaccacccgttgcgaccaTCTtatgtttcgactatgccgatgcaacgataataaccccgccccatcGCTGCCCAGgaagaaaccttgaaaccgatctaaggcacgaccaagtaaaacccTCTTCCCTTTACCTCCCAAACGATGTgtgaaaggtgtcatgggtggatacttcatggcagagattaaattgtgtttttaatatgtagccaacgaggGTCGAATTCATGACCTTCTCTAAAGGAGGcatgccaccaaccgctggaccacatcacaacttcggaagaagtaatatattaaattaaattaaataatgctttataatacataataatttataattaattaaattttaatgaaaataaaaattaTTTGTTTTTCTGATGGGTGATTAGGAATTTAAGGGAAGGTAGTTGAAtagattatttatttattattatttcacatagtactattacaattacaataaagtaatattatatatattacagtatatatactatattatatattatattatatatatttatttattttatagtaGCAAGAAAGGAGTAGTATTATATATGGAGTTtattaattataactattattattattattattattattattattattattattattattataaattataaatataaataaattataaattataaatattaaataaaaaataaaataatggaAGCTTGTCTAGTAAGCAAAGACCGACACGTGTAGGTATAAGATCCAACGGACGATATACAGCCATGTAGGACAGAAGAAAAAAGATAGCCATGAGATTTAGTAGTGGGAAGGAACCGTCAAGATGAAAGTCTATGTGGAAAAAGAAGAGATCTGAACCGTCGATTAGGTTTGGGAGTAGGCTTCGTGGATAGTGAAATACCGAAAAGATGATGAGATAGAGAGAGTGTTGTGTGTGAGAAAAATAAGGaagagagagaaaagagaaagTTAAGAAGATAGAAAGAGATCTGAGAGAGtgtgattcataaaaaaaaaaaatcatcaatCAACCTCTTCAATTCaatttaagaataataatatttcaaTTTCATTTCATTTgtgtatctatctatatctatatctatctatctctcGGTTGATAATTTAGAAATTCGCCGGAGTAGCTGTTTTGTTGTAGTAAATTAGGTTTCCGGTAAGTTATGTGATGATAGATACAAGAGTATTAGTAGATCTGAGattattatatctatatctatatttatcaatTATAAATGGATAGAAATCGAGAAGCAAGACGAGCAGCagctactaataataatcataatcatcatatggCCGCTCCACCAAACggattatcatcttcatcatctagaCGAAGACATCGTAGTAATAGTCTACGTGATTCACCTGGTAAACTTTTTTGTTTTAATTgataattaatttatattatttagaTCTGTTACCTAATTAATTGTGAAACTTACAGATGAGGATGGAGGTGTGGAGTTACatgaacaacaacagcaacagggtAGGTTAAGAGAACGAGAACGGGAGCGGGGCGTGGTTAAAAAAGATCGAGATCGAGAACGGGAGAGAGCGAGTAGGAGTAAAAGGAGGAGAGAaaataggatgatgatgatgactagTCATAATAGTAATAGAGATACAGAAATTGATGATACATCTGAAGAAAGTgtaaatgatgaagaagaagaagaagatgatgatggtggAAATGGTTTACAGCGGATGTTACCACCACCGTCGTCGAATCCGGTAGCTTCAGGAACAGTTGTGTCTACTAATCATCATAGTTTACATTCTCAACAGCAACTTCATCATCGGAAAACTTTTCCTCCGGCGGCTAATAAAGTTATTAGAGCGGCTGCGCCGCCGCCGGCGTGGAAAGCTGCCGATGAGATGATTGGTGTTTCTGTTCCAAGAAAAGCTCGGTCAGGTAAAAGaaattaaattataatttttttgaTTTTTTAAAATTTGTTTGGGGTAAAGTTTTGATTTTTATCTGAAATGATTGCAGCATCTACAAAGAGGTCACATGAATGGGTTTCTGGTAGTGGTGTGGTTGGTGGAGGTGCAAGTACAGAGCAAAATCACCGGCAATCATCAGCGTCACCGGTGCATCTAGCTTCAGCAACTGCCTCACCGGTGCCGGCGGCTCCGCCATCTCCTTCTTCTTCAAGTGTTTCAGTCAGAAAGAAGATGGTTTGTTTTTTTGTTGTTGTGATTTTCACCGAAATATTAATAAAAAGTTTGACATTTTTGTGGTTTTTGCAGAAAGCAAATGGAGGGGGGTCAAAACCAAGGCCACCAAAATCATCATCAAAGTCATCATCTTCAAATCCAGAAGAGCTTGAAATAGAGATAGCAGAGGTTTTATATGGTCTTATGACACAATCACAAGCACCATCTAAGAAAGAAATCACACCATCAAATGATAACAAATCAACTAATGATAACAGCAAATCTAGAGTTTCATCTCCGATCTCAAACTCTACAGTCATACCTAAAAATTCAACGTCTTTGTCAACAGTAGGTATGATGATAGATTTACTTATCATTACTCTCTATTTAAGTCTTATCTTTAAAGTTAATGCTATTTTTGGATTTGTTATTGACCATCTGTTTTGTTGAAATTTACAGCACCAAAGAGGAAGAAACCAAGGCAAGTGTCAGAGAATACTTTTGGTGTACGAAACAATCCGGTCAAAACTGAGGTTGATCAACATAATcagcaacatcatcatcatcatcagtctcCCAAGACTGATAGCTCAGGATCTGCTGCTGTTCCTCCTGTTGCAGCTGAGAATGGTGGCTCTTTTGGATTCACTAGTTTGCCAGGTCAGCAGCCTTCATCGACGCCATCTTCGGCGTTACCACAGGCGGTGGCGGCTAATGAGAGTAAATGTGATGTGGGTGTCGTGTTGACCAAACAAGAGGTTGAGAAGGAGGCTTCTGCTGTTGGTAAAAGTAAATTTACCGATGGCGTGACAACAACCACTGCATCGGTGACAACGACTACCCTGTGAGTAAATTTAGTGATACTACGCTTTTAATTGTTTGGTTTGGTGGATACAAAGGCATCTATGATTTTGATTATAAGTTGAATAATCTTCGCTTTTTGGTGTTTTCTGCAGGAAAACAGCAAATTTGGAGGCCGAAAGTCAAAAGGAAGAAAAATTTGAAATAGATCTGATGGTGAGATATTTCAAGCTTCATTTTTTCTTCTAAATTTCTGGCTGCTTTTCTCAAATTATGAATTCTGATTGATATTTATTACAGGCACCACCTCCTCAACAGAGAACTTCGCAAGAAAGTGATGGCGATATCGATTTTTCGGATCGGAAACAGATTGCAACTCAGGTGATACTGCGTTTCTTGATTTTTCTGTTCTTTCTCCAACTGGGGGGAGTTTTATTTTATCTTTAAGCTTAGCTCTAATTCTGACATTTATATTAATTGTGTGCAGGAATTGAACAAGATTAAGGAAGATGAGAAACTTGTGAAATGTGGCAAGTTAGAAACTTTGAGTTTGACTGAGGAGCTCAAGAATTCAAAGGCAGAATCATTAAAGCAATCTATGAATGAACAACTTCATATTGATTTGGAAAAACCGAATAAGGACAGTGCCAACTTGGTAAGTTGTAGCAGCAACAAATCACTTCATCAAGCTCTTAAGCATCAGCAATTATCAGCTAAACCTGAAACTCACTCTGAAAAGACAGGTAATTTAGTCTCATAACTTCCTCTTCATTCTTCTACTCTCAAGTTTCTATCTAGATAATCAACGTCTTTTTCGTCTTCTGAAATATTTAATTGGAttattgagttttttttttttttttttttccatttgcAGCTCAGCCGAGTTCTATGCAAATTCCAATGTCTGTGGCTAATTGGCCTCCAATGGGGTAAGCTTAAAAAGTTGTAAACTTTGTTCCCTTGAAAGTATGGAAACAACAAATACTGATCATATATGGCAATTTCAGGTATGTGGCACCATTGCAGGGAGTCATATCAATGGATGGCAACCCAATGCCTTCAGCAGCACCCATTCAGGTACTAAATTGTTTCCGACTTCGTCACCAGCCAAATGACAAATTTCTCGCTTACTTGTATCTGTACAAATTGTTGATTACAATTTTTGTATACACTGCAGCCAATATTTACACAGCCAAGACCAAAAAGGTGCGCCACACATTGCTACATTGCAAGGAACATTCACTATCTTCAACAATTCATGAAGATAAACCCATTTTGGCCAGCTGCATCTGCCCCTGCGCCAATATTTGGGGGCAAGCCTCACAATGTAAATGTCATGCCTTCTACCGAATTACATGGAAACATTCCACAGTCTTTGCAAGACAAATCACCCGGACTCAATATCTTCCCTGGTCATGCAGCTGCTAAAGAAAACAAGTCGTCTCAACCCACAACCGTTCCAGACCCTGCCCAAAGAAAGCAACAGGTTTTGCTTCAACAAGCAATGCCACCTGTCACTCCCAACAATATACTAGTAAGTTGCTCCTATTTCAATTCCTTAAAGTTCTTTCCTTTTGAAAGTTCAATATGTGTGTGTTAGTTTGGAAAGTTTGATTTTTTGTTTATATTTAATTTTGCAGCATGGGCCTGCTTTCATCTTTCCTTTCAACCAGCAACAAGCAGTGGCAGCTTCTGCTTCTGTTAGACCCGGATCTTCAAAGCTTAATAGTACTAGTGCCGCAGGTGGTTTGGTTGGTCCTTCAGGTGCTGTAGCAAATACAGCTACAGTTAGTACATCCACTTCAGCGGCTGCTCCTGCGTTGAGCTTCAATTATCCCAATATGAGCGCCAACGAAACACAATACCTGGCAATTTTGCAGAACAATCCATACACATTCCCAATACCTGCAGCAGTTGGAGCCCCACCGAATTATAGAGGCAACCCTCATGCACAAGCCATGCCTCTTTTCAACGGCTCTTTCTACTCATCTCAGATGATCCACCCGTCTCAAATCCCACAAACGTCCCAACAAGCCCCACCTGCTCAATCTCTGAATCATCACCCTTCGCAGTCTCAACAAGTCTCACAAACTCATCAGAACAGTAGTGGCTCTACCTCATCTTCACAAAAGCACTTGCAAGCTCAGCAGCGGCAGCAACAGCAGCAACAAGGCGGTAGTGCGGCGGTTAACGGTAGTGGGAGtggaaatggtgcaagtttacatAATAACTATCCTGCTGCCCATAAAAACAGATCAAATCAACCTTCCCAG comes from Rutidosis leptorrhynchoides isolate AG116_Rl617_1_P2 chromosome 4, CSIRO_AGI_Rlap_v1, whole genome shotgun sequence and encodes:
- the LOC139839659 gene encoding protein TIME FOR COFFEE isoform X2; this translates as MDRNREARRAAATNNNHNHHMAAPPNGLSSSSSRRRHRSNSLRDSPDEDGGVELHEQQQQQGRLRERERERGVVKKDRDRERERASRSKRRRENRMMMMTSHNSNRDTEIDDTSEESVNDEEEEEDDDGGNGLQRMLPPPSSNPVASGTVVSTNHHSLHSQQQLHHRKTFPPAANKVIRAAAPPPAWKAADEMIGVSVPRKARSASTKRSHEWVSGSGVVGGGASTEQNHRQSSASPVHLASATASPVPAAPPSPSSSSVSVRKKMKANGGGSKPRPPKSSSKSSSSNPEELEIEIAEVLYGLMTQSQAPSKKEITPSNDNKSTNDNSKSRVSSPISNSTVIPKNSTSLSTVAPKRKKPRQVSENTFGVRNNPVKTEVDQHNQQHHHHHQSPKTDSSGSAAVPPVAAENGGSFGFTSLPGQQPSSTPSSALPQAVAANESKCDVGVVLTKQEVEKEASAVGKSKFTDGVTTTTASVTTTTLKTANLEAESQKEEKFEIDLMAPPPQQRTSQESDGDIDFSDRKQIATQELNKIKEDEKLVKCGKLETLSLTEELKNSKAESLKQSMNEQLHIDLEKPNKDSANLVSCSSNKSLHQALKHQQLSAKPETHSEKTAQPSSMQIPMSVANWPPMGYVAPLQGVISMDGNPMPSAAPIQPIFTQPRPKRCATHCYIARNIHYLQQFMKINPFWPAASAPAPIFGGKPHNVNVMPSTELHGNIPQSLQDKSPGLNIFPGHAAAKENKSSQPTTVPDPAQRKQQVLLQQAMPPVTPNNILHGPAFIFPFNQQQAVAASASVRPGSSKLNSTSAAGGLVGPSGAVANTATVSTSTSAAAPALSFNYPNMSANETQYLAILQNNPYTFPIPAAVGAPPNYRGNPHAQAMPLFNGSFYSSQMIHPSQIPQTSQQAPPAQSLNHHPSQSQQVSQTHQNSSGSTSSSQKHLQAQQRQQQQQQGGSAAVNGSGSGNGASLHNNYPAAHKNRSNQPSQHLNPPLQARHLENEVTGGEDSPSTADSRASRAANTMSVYGHNFAMPVHSHNFALMNPQTAMSNTAVSGNSNDKKQQHQQSQQQGLKRGGAESSLPQTFAMSFAPMNGSTGAMAQNHAAMFQNLPESLRQTYHHMMTAPASAASSHHSQQKKESRGTEDASRTAGHEFSNVDEDRKGSAGLTAKSGHSIAFSRPDLAKDASVSSPAVSSTSVIDSSLRTNINLGANNRSTPRSVISNSVAAPQSNHQLNTQLQQQHHQHQQQVLQLQKQQQQQHQQQQQHQHHQLNARSKNPPSSNGGVYPDHLVTSSSSNANANKFPSSLSSFPLQTSNASSSPVQSPQWRNSVRGPATSQVPSSLATSTTSSLKNLHQSPHQTQQQQQSGRPHQQSHTQISFGAASQKLPSTTSSSTSHVQQQSQNQNQNQNPGSNSNNNQSPSPPMLVGSPTTSSMSKGGGGSPRMNAAGSASTSGRPGQISSLSSSSQQPKNSPVGTQRPSPSILGNPHNSNSAKSQQQQQQQHLQQQVPKQVFQQHQAQAQAQAQAQAQAHMFFTHPYMQVQQAQAQAQAQAQAQAQQHSGSPNTAAGYYAPRKQHSSQLQNHQTSTEMLSLCPPVTLANTTTSDPAKAIAAATSNLKGGGGVGLGSQQGILNAAPYGSGPQSSMPAGFPQYAPAAVQVKPVEQKQPAA